A stretch of DNA from Cannabis sativa cultivar Pink pepper isolate KNU-18-1 chromosome X, ASM2916894v1, whole genome shotgun sequence:
ttgaaaaaaaacaaaaaaaattatatatatatctatatcggggtcggatatggtgcggatagtattatccccgcccccgccccatccccgcttCGGGTATTGAAATTGTCCCCCACCACCGCCCCATTAACCACTAAGATGGGGAATCCCCACCCCATTAGGTGCGGGTCCCTGCGGTTACCCATCCCCGCGGTataaatttccatctctattcTCAACCGAGCTCCGTCGACGCTCAACCCCGACCAATCCAGCTCCGTCAACGCTCAACCGTGACCACCCAACCCCCTCTGTCGGACCCGAAGCCTCAACCACAcaaccccctctctctctcttcgtctctctcggACCGAAACAAAAAAAGCCACagtggtccgatggggtccgaccaatcggacccaggctctctctcttcgtctccctcaaaccgaaaaaaaaaccacagtggtccgatggtcggaccatgggtccgattggtcagaccccatcggaccatatggtccgaccatcagaccactgtggctttttttttttttgtttcggtccgagagagacgaagagagagagagggggctgTGTGGTTGAGGCTTCGGGTCCGACAGAGGGGGCTGGGTGGTCGCGGTTGAGCATCGACGGAGCTGGGTTGGTCGGGGTTGAGCGTCGACGGAGCTCGGTTGAGAAAGGGTGCGTCGGCTGTGAGAGGGGGGCTGGGTTTCATGGTTCGgctgagagagaggaagagagagggtgATGTTTTGAAATGTGAggggtagtttaggaaaattagtaaagtggtcatatatgaccaatttTAATAAGGGGAGTTATATTTGCACTCCTTAAACTTATAAATAcaccccattattaaaaaaaatataaacttaaataatttttaaaaattactcttaatatttttttaaaattttttcttcacattattttatgttaattttaatacttattttgatttttattttcataatttttctaactcatgtgtattttttttttttttcttaaaaaatttcacataattttttattttaatttttttatcataatatttttaaaatacactttatttttgtttgataggtatattttttaagaatatgaattgaaagaaaaaaattaaaaaaaattagtacaattaaaaatataaattttatataaaataaaaattatcaaaatggGGTGCTTTAGAACTTTTtagggtgtaaataaaattttccttttaataaCTATGCATTTATGGGAAAAATTATAAGGTATTTTAAgcatggaatttcaaatttcccatttcatatcgtaattattattattattattattattattattattattatagaatattgtaattattttctcgaattgtatttttcaaaatttgtaagatatgtgtttgtatttttcaaaatatgtaAGAGTTACACATATCTTTAGAAATTTCCCAATATGAATGaacttttatatatacatatatattacagAGTGCgaatttagttaaaaaaaaatccataaataatatcctttttaaaaaatatataaattggtATTGTTGTAAACTTTTTATCATTGGGTATTTATGAAAATGTCCGTACACATTTAATATTACGGCCCAAGTATAGAAAGGTCCGGTAGAGAAAAAGACATGAAAATGGAATATCCAAATTCAATCGGGTATTTGCCTAGTACGGCACCGTAACCCCAAACTCGGTCGGCGAGACGCAACGCGACCGTGGTTTTGAaaccacaacaacaacaactagggTTCATCCCTACCAAAAACCCCTCTTTACAATTCCTGCAGATTTACCGCTTTTTCTTTTCGCGGAAACCAAACAGGAAATACAATTGACCATGTCGAAGAGGAAATTCGGATTCGAAGGCTTTGGCATAAACCGCCAAACGACTTACAACTTCGAGCGCTCCCAACAAGCTCCTCAGCGATTGTATGTGCCTCCATCTTCGCGGGCACAAGGTCACGACAATTACGAAGACACTGACCTTGACAATATCGATTACGAAGAACATgatgctgctgctgctgctgatgCTACCAAGGAAAGTGGCAATGGTGACGAAGGTAATGGTGGAgctgaggaggaggaggaggaggaggaagtTGATCCACTCGACGCGTTCATGGAAGGTATTCATGAGGAGATGAGGTCGGCGCCGCCGCCCAAGCCTAAAGAGAAGGCGGAGAAGTATAAggatgatgaggatgatgatCCGATTGAGAGCTTTCTTAGGGCAAAGAAGGATGTGGGTCTGACGCTGGCTTCAGACGTGCTTCACGCTGGTTATGATTCGGATGAGGAGGTCTATGCTGCGGCTAAGGCTGTCGATGCCGGGTTGGTGGAGTATGATTCGGATGATAATCCTATTGTTACTGATAGGAAGAAGATTGAGCCAATTCCAGCTCTGGATCATAGTTCGATTGACTATGAACCATTTAACAAGGACTTTTATGAGGAGAAAGATTCAATATCGGGTAAGTAAGTAGTGAAAAGTTGCATACTTCATACTTGAGCAATTTTATTTTctgaatatatgtatgtatcGTCCCGTTGAATTAGAATGGACTGGCTTTTgaagtgtgaaattttagtTAGTTGATTCTACATTTAATTTCCTTTAGAATGACAATGGATCCGTTTACGAGAAGGAAAATTTTAGTTGGTTGTTCTTATCTGAACTTATTTTAGAATGACAGTGAACTCTCTTACAAAATGCATAATTTAAAGGAAACTGGTGATCAGCCATTCAAACCatagttgtatatatatattttaacataCAGGGATGGATGGTGCTGTACTTGTCTTCTTATATTTGTTGTGCTTGTTATGCCATGTCTTACCTTGTTTTGTTAGTTGTAACTTGTAACTCATcaatttttgtttttccttCATTTGTGTAATAATCTTTCCATTCTATAGGGATGAGTGAACAAGAAGTTGCTGACTACCAAAAGAGCTTGGCCATTCGTGTGTCTGGTGTTGATGTTCCAAGGCCGGTAAAAACTTTTGAAGATTGTGATTTCTCTTCGCAACTCATGAGTGCTATTAGAAAACAAGGCTATGAAAAACCAACATCAATACAGTGCCAAGCTTTCCCAATTGTGCTTTCTGGGAGGGATATTATTGGAATAGCAAAAACTGGTTCAGGTAAGACAGCATCTTTTGTCCTTCCCATGATTGTCCATATCATGGATCAGCCAGAACTTCAGAAAGAAGAGGGTCCAATTGGAGTGATATGTGCACCCACAAGAGAATTGGCACACCAGATATATATAGAGTgcaagaaattttcaaaaacacaGGGTATACGTGTCTCAGCTGTTTATGGTGGTATGTCCAAACTTGAACAGTTCAAAGAGCTCAAGGCAGGTTGTGAAATAGTTGTGGCTACCCCTGGGAGACTGATAGACATGCTGAAAATGAAAGCCCTAGCAATGTCTAGGGCAACTTACTTGGTACTTGATGAAGCCGACCGGATGTTTGACCTTGGATTTGAACCACAGATTAGATCTATTGTTGGTCAGATTAGGCCAGATCGTCAAACTCTGCTATTTTCTGCAACAATGCCGCGTAAAGTTGAGAAGTTGGCTAGGGAGATACTTACTGACCCTGTAAGAGTTACTGTTGGGGAGGTTGGTATGGCCAACGAGGATATCACTCAGGTTGTTCATGTGATTCCTTCGGACGCTGAGAAGTTACCTTGGCTTCTTGAAAAACTACCTGCAATGATTGATGCAGGTGATGTCTTAGTGTTTGCATCGAAAAAGGCCACAGTGGATGAAATTGAGTCACAGCTGGCTCTGAAAGGTTTTAAAATTGCTGCTCTTCATGGTGACAAAGATCAGTCTTCCCGAATGGATATATTGCAGAAGTTTAAATCCGGCATCTACCATGTACTTATTGCAACTGATGTTGCTGCCCGTGGTCTCGACATTAAGTCCATCAAGTCTGTGGTGAACTTCGATATTGCAAGAGACATGGACATGCATGTTCACCGTATTGGTAGAACAGGTCGTGCTGGTGACAAAGATGGGACTGCATACACTCTTATAACACAGAAGGAGGCAAGGTTTGCTGGTGAATTGGTGAACAATTTGATTGCTGCTGGTCAGAATGTGTCAGTGGAGCTTATGGATCTTGCCATGAAGGTAATGCCTTATTTCTATCTAACAGTCTTTATCTGGAATGTGATATAACTCTGATTTGATTATGCCCAGATGTGTGATTATCCTGATGCCCCTTGAATTGTAAAATTTTATGTTCATGGTTTCTCCATCTGATTGTGGTTGTGCTTTTAAACTGACTATTTCTACTCTGCC
This window harbors:
- the LOC133031653 gene encoding DEAD-box ATP-dependent RNA helicase 24-like isoform X1, producing MSKRKFGFEGFGINRQTTYNFERSQQAPQRLYVPPSSRAQGHDNYEDTDLDNIDYEEHDAAAAADATKESGNGDEGNGGAEEEEEEEEVDPLDAFMEGIHEEMRSAPPPKPKEKAEKYKDDEDDDPIESFLRAKKDVGLTLASDVLHAGYDSDEEVYAAAKAVDAGLVEYDSDDNPIVTDRKKIEPIPALDHSSIDYEPFNKDFYEEKDSISGMSEQEVADYQKSLAIRVSGVDVPRPVKTFEDCDFSSQLMSAIRKQGYEKPTSIQCQAFPIVLSGRDIIGIAKTGSGKTASFVLPMIVHIMDQPELQKEEGPIGVICAPTRELAHQIYIECKKFSKTQGIRVSAVYGGMSKLEQFKELKAGCEIVVATPGRLIDMLKMKALAMSRATYLVLDEADRMFDLGFEPQIRSIVGQIRPDRQTLLFSATMPRKVEKLAREILTDPVRVTVGEVGMANEDITQVVHVIPSDAEKLPWLLEKLPAMIDAGDVLVFASKKATVDEIESQLALKGFKIAALHGDKDQSSRMDILQKFKSGIYHVLIATDVAARGLDIKSIKSVVNFDIARDMDMHVHRIGRTGRAGDKDGTAYTLITQKEARFAGELVNNLIAAGQNVSVELMDLAMKDGRYRSKRDARKGGGKKGRGRGGGGGGGGGGGGNRGVRGVDFGLGIGYTPESNSSSSHAAPGRSAAVNSLKTGIMTQFKSSFVAASSTSQSQGSSNSSSAPANKRPALRGFVSGGSIGGDNSYRAQTTYPSNYAPASGMTNSSSQNANDQNADQKNSESSSDRTRERRRRSGWDR
- the LOC133031653 gene encoding DEAD-box ATP-dependent RNA helicase 24-like isoform X2 → MSKRKFGFEGFGINRQTTYNFERSQQAPQRLYVPPSSRAQGHDNYEDTDLDNIDYEEHDAAAAADATKESGNGDEGNGGAEEEEEEEEVDPLDAFMEGIHEEMRSAPPPKPKEKAEKYKDDEDDDPIESFLRAKKDVGLTLASDVLHAGYDSDEEVYAAAKAVDAGLVEYDSDDNPIVTDRKKIEPIPALDHSSIDYEPFNKDFYEEKDSISGMSEQEVADYQKSLAIRVSGVDVPRPVKTFEDCDFSSQLMSAIRKQGYEKPTSIQCQAFPIVLSGRDIIGIAKTGSGKTASFVLPMIVHIMDQPELQKEEGPIGVICAPTRELAHQIYIECKKFSKTQGIRVSAVYGGMSKLEQFKELKAGCEIVVATPGRLIDMLKMKALAMSRATYLVLDEADRMFDLGFEPQIRSIVGQIRPDRQTLLFSATMPRKVEKLAREILTDPVRVTVGEVGMANEDITQVVHVIPSDAEKLPWLLEKLPAMIDAGDVLVFASKKATVDEIESQLALKGFKIAALHGDKDQSSRMDILQKFKSGIYHVLIATDVAARGLDIKSIKSVVNFDIARDMDMHVHRIGRTGRAGDKDGTAYTLITQKEARFAGELVNNLIAAGQNVSVELMDLAMKVEKKVEEEVEVVAVAVVVVEIVVFVE